One Paralichthys olivaceus isolate ysfri-2021 chromosome 8, ASM2471397v2, whole genome shotgun sequence genomic region harbors:
- the cxcl18b gene encoding chemokine (C-X-C motif) ligand 18b has product MALSQRSTLLLFVVAAVCIQLYQAQGFFGRCTCLSTIKLNKLNISDFDVFEKRPGCDKTELIVTVTGPNNATERACIDTQEDFTKAFLKCWERINKNESRKMECIDRKNKAERKFKRRGGLAGEGSSPGPSP; this is encoded by the exons ATGGCCTTGTCACAGAGAAGCACCCTCCTGCTGTTTGTTGTGGCAGCAGTTTGCATTCAGCTCTATCAAG CTCAGGGATTTTTTGGACGTTGCACGTGTCTCAGCACAATCAAGTTAAACAAACTCAACATCTCAGATTTCGACGTCTTTGAGAAGCGGCCTGGGTGtgataaaactgaattaat TGTAACTGTGACTGGACCAAATAACGCCACTGAAAGAGCCTGTATTGACACTCAGGAGGATTTCACCAAGGCTTTTTTAAAATGCTGGGAAAG GATAAACAAGAACGAGAGCCGTAAGATGGAGTGTATCGACAGAAAGAATAAGGCAGAGAGGAAGTTCAAGAGAAGAGGAGGCCTGGCTGGGGAGGGAAGTTCTCCGGGCCCGAGTCCCTGA